A single genomic interval of Agarivorans aestuarii harbors:
- a CDS encoding SlyX family protein codes for MNQQELESVIERLETKLAFQEDTIEQLNLALQSQQNQLETLEHQFKLIRAKLFEGDGSAAVAPQEQETPPPHY; via the coding sequence ATGAATCAGCAAGAATTAGAAAGTGTTATTGAACGCTTAGAAACAAAGTTGGCTTTTCAAGAGGACACTATCGAACAACTAAACCTCGCTTTACAAAGCCAGCAAAACCAATTAGAAACCTTAGAGCACCAATTTAAATTGATTCGCGCCAAACTGTTTGAAGGTGATGGCAGCGCAGCGGTTGCTCCGCAAGAGCAAGAAACGCCCCCTCCTCACTACTAA
- a CDS encoding WD40 repeat domain-containing protein: protein MTFIKLFVIYGIALLLSSCSDDAPPLSSWQQATDGAYAADFSSDGSLSLVSSIHHGLSLWDVKQQRQLFQWDHQNQQNNQVFLVKIAEGSQFAVSASRDDFVVWDINSGQALGYWKLSESSIRDIALSSNGQQVLIGLGDGKVIHLNLVSGRRLEFLGHSEKINSVALSANGRYALTGGNDYQALFWDTQTAQVILRFPHQGRVSSVALESDGKYAFTSDNGKLARVWALPSGEQVSKLKLTARQNIFSYVSFTNNGEWLITGSAARKLSLWHVASGQALQDWLVTPTKKTRPKSAVVYSAAMLDNGQLASASSSGLVEIWQVKK, encoded by the coding sequence ATGACATTTATTAAGTTGTTTGTGATTTATGGTATCGCTTTGCTACTCAGTAGTTGTAGTGACGATGCTCCCCCGTTAAGTAGCTGGCAACAGGCTACCGACGGCGCTTATGCTGCCGATTTTTCGAGTGATGGAAGCTTGAGTTTGGTTTCTTCTATTCATCATGGTTTAAGCCTTTGGGATGTAAAACAACAACGTCAGCTGTTTCAATGGGATCATCAGAACCAGCAAAATAACCAAGTATTCTTGGTTAAAATTGCCGAAGGTAGTCAGTTTGCGGTGAGCGCTAGCCGCGATGATTTTGTAGTTTGGGACATCAATAGCGGGCAAGCTTTAGGCTATTGGAAGCTCAGTGAATCAAGCATTCGCGACATCGCTTTATCAAGCAATGGCCAACAAGTGCTGATTGGCTTGGGCGATGGCAAAGTGATTCACCTTAACTTGGTATCTGGCCGCCGCTTAGAGTTTCTAGGGCACAGCGAAAAAATCAACTCTGTTGCACTGTCGGCCAACGGGCGCTATGCGCTCACTGGCGGTAACGACTACCAAGCACTCTTTTGGGATACCCAAACCGCGCAAGTTATTTTGCGTTTCCCTCATCAAGGGCGCGTTTCCTCGGTGGCTTTAGAATCTGATGGAAAGTACGCTTTTACTTCTGACAACGGCAAACTTGCGCGAGTATGGGCCTTACCGAGCGGCGAACAGGTGAGTAAACTTAAGCTCACCGCCCGACAAAACATTTTCTCTTATGTGAGTTTTACCAATAATGGTGAGTGGCTAATCACCGGTTCTGCGGCTAGAAAGCTCAGTTTATGGCATGTGGCCAGCGGCCAAGCCTTGCAAGATTGGTTGGTCACCCCCACCAAGAAAACCCGTCCCAAAAGCGCAGTTGTGTATAGCGCAGCGATGCTTGATAATGGCCAGCTAGCGAGCGCAAGCTCCAGTGGATTGGTCGAAATTTGGCAGGTTAAAAAGTAG
- a CDS encoding ABC transporter ATP-binding protein produces the protein MIVANNISLQRGSKFLLAETNLTIHAGQKVGLVGQNGCGKSSLFALLKNQLQVDEGDLKVPSKWEIASVAQETPELHRSAIDYVIDGDQEFRKLEQDIAAAEESGKGELIATLHTQMDTIGGYQIKTKAAELLAGLGFSEAGQQQSVSDFSGGWRMRLNLAQALLVRSDLLLLDEPTNHLDLDTVVWLEQWLKRYPGTLILISHDRDFLDNIINRIVHIEHQKLNEYTGGYSDFEQMRATQLAQQQAMYEKQQRERAHMQSFVDRFRYKASKAKQAQSRLKALEKMEVISQAHVDSQFSFHFREPDNLPLPLLTMEKVSAGYEDKTILEQVKFNLVPGSRIGLLGRNGAGKSTFIKLLSGELKAQAGTVEINKMAKVGYFAQHQLETLRPDDTPMQHLQRLAPTSSEAELRKYLGSFGFQGDKALEPVAPFSGGEKARLVLALVVWQKPNLLLLDEPTNHLDLEMRHALTLALQEFTGAMIIVSHDRALLRATTDEFYLVDSQQVSPFNGDLEDYQQWLSQANRVENSSAGTASTNNPVNQRKEQKRREAEFRQQTKGIRKELESLEKRSAKAQKSLDDIEQKMAEPELYEAENKAQLQKLLKQQAELKSELEETELSWFDLQEQLEEQQQAFGIEQVN, from the coding sequence ATGATCGTAGCCAACAACATAAGCCTGCAGCGCGGCAGCAAATTTCTATTAGCAGAAACCAACCTCACTATTCACGCCGGTCAAAAAGTGGGTTTAGTCGGTCAAAATGGCTGTGGTAAGTCTTCGCTTTTTGCCTTGCTTAAAAATCAACTGCAAGTGGATGAAGGCGATCTAAAAGTACCCAGCAAATGGGAAATTGCCAGCGTGGCTCAAGAAACCCCAGAGCTACACCGCAGCGCCATAGATTACGTGATTGATGGCGACCAAGAGTTTCGTAAGCTTGAACAAGACATTGCGGCGGCTGAAGAGTCTGGCAAAGGTGAGCTTATAGCTACCTTGCACACCCAAATGGATACCATTGGTGGCTACCAGATAAAAACCAAAGCTGCCGAGTTACTGGCTGGTTTAGGTTTTAGCGAAGCCGGCCAACAGCAAAGCGTGAGTGATTTCTCTGGTGGTTGGCGCATGCGTCTAAACTTAGCGCAAGCCCTGTTGGTGCGCTCAGATTTGCTGTTATTGGATGAGCCAACTAACCACTTAGACTTAGATACCGTTGTGTGGCTAGAGCAATGGCTTAAACGCTACCCTGGCACCCTAATTTTGATTTCTCACGACCGCGATTTTCTCGATAACATCATCAATCGCATCGTGCATATCGAACACCAAAAACTTAATGAGTACACCGGCGGATACTCCGATTTTGAGCAAATGCGTGCTACCCAGCTAGCCCAGCAGCAAGCCATGTACGAAAAGCAGCAACGTGAACGCGCCCACATGCAAAGTTTTGTGGACCGTTTTCGCTATAAAGCTAGCAAGGCCAAACAAGCTCAAAGCCGCTTAAAAGCGCTAGAGAAAATGGAAGTGATAAGCCAAGCGCATGTTGATTCGCAGTTTAGCTTCCACTTTAGAGAGCCCGACAACTTGCCACTTCCCTTGCTCACTATGGAAAAGGTGAGCGCTGGTTATGAAGACAAAACCATTTTAGAACAGGTTAAATTTAACTTAGTTCCCGGCAGCCGAATTGGCCTATTGGGGCGTAATGGTGCTGGTAAATCTACCTTTATCAAACTCTTATCTGGCGAGCTTAAAGCACAAGCGGGCACGGTTGAAATAAACAAAATGGCGAAAGTGGGCTACTTTGCTCAACACCAGCTTGAAACCCTGCGCCCCGACGATACCCCAATGCAGCATTTGCAACGCCTTGCCCCAACTAGCAGCGAAGCAGAGCTGCGTAAGTACTTAGGCAGTTTTGGCTTTCAAGGTGATAAAGCTCTAGAGCCTGTGGCACCTTTTAGCGGTGGCGAGAAAGCCCGCCTAGTATTGGCCTTGGTAGTTTGGCAAAAACCTAACTTACTCTTGCTGGATGAGCCTACCAACCACCTCGATTTAGAGATGCGCCACGCGCTAACCCTTGCCTTGCAAGAGTTTACTGGAGCGATGATTATTGTTTCGCACGACCGGGCGCTACTAAGAGCTACTACCGATGAGTTTTACTTAGTCGATAGCCAACAGGTGTCCCCCTTTAATGGCGACTTAGAAGACTACCAACAATGGCTTAGCCAAGCTAACCGAGTAGAAAATAGCAGCGCCGGTACAGCATCCACCAATAACCCGGTTAACCAGCGCAAAGAACAAAAGCGCCGAGAAGCAGAGTTTCGCCAACAAACTAAAGGGATTCGAAAAGAGCTAGAAAGCTTGGAAAAGCGCAGCGCTAAAGCCCAAAAAAGTCTTGATGATATCGAGCAGAAAATGGCAGAGCCAGAGCTGTATGAGGCTGAAAATAAAGCTCAGCTGCAAAAACTGTTAAAACAACAAGCCGAACTTAAGAGCGAACTCGAAGAAACTGAGCTAAGCTGGTTTGACCTGCAAGAACAGCTAGAAGAGCAACAACAAGCTTTTGGCATAGAGCAGGTGAATTAA
- the metA gene encoding homoserine O-acetyltransferase MetA has translation MPICIPDQLPAAEVLRNENIFVMPESRAAHQDIRPLEVVLLNLMPKKIETENQILRLLSNSPLQVNVKLLRINHRVSKNTPQEHIDKFYRDFEKLRERNFDGLIITGAPLGQVAFEDVYYWDQVKEIIDWSTTHVTSTLYLCWAAQAALYHLYGLEKQTREKKLSGVYWHQTKHKHNPLVRGFDDAFLAPLSRYAHFDSNLINEETDLKVLADNPEAGSYLFASEDFRQVFITGHPEYAADTLHNEYQRDSQEGLTPQLPENYYPQDDSSNPPCATWRSHGHLLYNNWLNYCVYQITPYDLAELKPKSDNILK, from the coding sequence ATGCCAATTTGTATTCCTGATCAGTTACCCGCTGCTGAAGTATTGCGCAATGAAAATATATTTGTAATGCCAGAGAGCCGAGCTGCTCATCAGGATATTCGTCCCTTAGAAGTGGTATTGCTTAATTTAATGCCAAAGAAAATCGAGACCGAGAATCAGATCCTCCGCTTGCTTTCTAACTCGCCGCTGCAAGTGAACGTAAAGCTATTACGGATTAATCATCGAGTGTCTAAAAATACCCCGCAAGAGCATATCGATAAGTTTTATCGAGATTTCGAGAAATTGCGAGAACGTAATTTTGATGGCTTGATTATAACCGGCGCACCACTGGGGCAAGTGGCCTTTGAAGACGTTTATTATTGGGATCAGGTGAAAGAGATCATTGATTGGTCGACGACTCACGTAACCTCCACGCTTTACCTATGCTGGGCAGCTCAAGCCGCTTTATATCATTTATACGGTTTAGAAAAACAGACGCGTGAGAAGAAGTTATCAGGCGTGTATTGGCATCAAACTAAACACAAGCACAATCCCTTAGTACGTGGCTTTGACGATGCATTTTTAGCGCCTTTGTCACGTTATGCCCACTTTGATTCCAATTTGATCAACGAAGAAACCGACTTAAAAGTGCTGGCCGATAACCCTGAAGCAGGCAGTTATTTATTTGCCAGTGAAGATTTTCGCCAAGTATTTATTACCGGCCACCCTGAGTATGCCGCAGATACCTTACATAATGAGTATCAACGCGATAGCCAAGAAGGCTTAACACCTCAGTTGCCTGAGAACTATTATCCTCAGGACGATAGCAGCAACCCGCCGTGTGCAACTTGGCGTAGTCATGGGCATTTACTCTACAATAACTGGTTAAACTATTGCGTCTACCAGATCACCCCATACGACTTAGCCGAGCTAAAACCAAAATCCGATAATATCTTGAAATAA
- the mgtE gene encoding magnesium transporter: MAQLQQKLELALLNLDKLTLRSTLDEYHFADIGQALAEFEPKEALPLISMFSLGDRAKVFSYLPPYLQADVAALMKRHKLAALFSRMDADERADLYNDLDEEQRAMVLPGLAQAEREDLRKLSSYAEGTAGAIMTSDYATLKEHWLVSRALKQLRLEAPDKETIYQTYVIDGQRRLLGTVSLRELILASPDTQVRELMRTEVVSVSVDESQEQAAKQIRHYDLLALPVVDEVQKLVGIVTYDDAMDAAVEEATEDAQKSASVGKLDETVDRVSIWELYRKRVMWLVLLVFGAMFSGAGIAHFEDTIASHVALVFFLPLLIGSGGNAGSQAAALMVRALATGEVDKNDWSKLFARELLVGLALGLTMAAAVYSVGVFRGGPDVAMIVSMSMIIIVLVGSLVGLSLPFLLNKMKMDPATASGPLVATIADVSGVLVYFGLASMVLGL; encoded by the coding sequence ATGGCACAACTTCAACAAAAACTAGAGCTAGCCCTACTTAATCTCGATAAGTTAACTCTTCGTTCCACCCTTGATGAATATCACTTTGCCGATATTGGCCAAGCCTTGGCTGAGTTCGAGCCCAAAGAAGCTTTGCCGCTTATTTCTATGTTTTCATTGGGTGACCGCGCCAAGGTCTTTTCCTATTTGCCGCCTTACTTGCAAGCAGATGTTGCCGCATTAATGAAACGCCATAAGTTGGCCGCCTTGTTTTCTCGTATGGACGCCGATGAGCGAGCCGATTTATATAATGACTTAGACGAAGAGCAACGCGCCATGGTGTTGCCGGGTCTAGCACAAGCTGAACGCGAAGATTTGCGCAAGTTATCAAGCTATGCAGAAGGTACTGCAGGGGCGATTATGACTTCTGACTACGCCACTCTAAAAGAGCATTGGTTAGTCAGCCGGGCGCTTAAGCAATTGCGATTAGAAGCGCCAGATAAAGAAACCATTTACCAAACCTACGTGATTGATGGTCAGCGCCGTTTGCTAGGTACCGTGTCTTTGCGTGAACTAATACTCGCTTCTCCAGATACTCAAGTACGCGAGCTAATGCGAACCGAAGTGGTATCGGTTTCGGTGGATGAAAGCCAAGAGCAGGCAGCTAAGCAAATTCGCCACTACGACTTATTAGCTTTACCAGTGGTTGATGAGGTGCAAAAACTGGTAGGTATTGTTACTTATGATGATGCAATGGATGCTGCCGTTGAAGAAGCTACTGAAGATGCGCAAAAGAGTGCTTCGGTGGGCAAGTTGGATGAAACTGTAGACCGAGTGAGCATTTGGGAGCTATATCGCAAGCGAGTAATGTGGCTAGTATTACTTGTTTTTGGTGCGATGTTCTCAGGCGCAGGTATTGCCCACTTTGAGGATACTATTGCTAGCCATGTTGCCTTGGTGTTCTTTTTACCCTTGCTTATTGGTAGTGGTGGTAATGCTGGTTCACAGGCCGCTGCATTGATGGTGCGGGCGCTGGCAACTGGCGAAGTCGACAAAAATGATTGGTCGAAATTGTTCGCTCGAGAGCTTCTGGTTGGTTTAGCCTTAGGTCTAACCATGGCTGCTGCGGTATACAGCGTTGGGGTATTTAGAGGCGGTCCCGATGTTGCGATGATCGTATCTATGTCGATGATCATTATTGTTTTGGTTGGCTCTTTAGTAGGTTTAAGTCTGCCGTTCTTGCTCAACAAGATGAAAATGGACCCTGCCACAGCATCGGGGCCATTAGTTGCCACCATTGCCGATGTATCCGGGGTATTGGTGTACTTTGGTTTGGCCAGCATGGTGCTAGGTTTATAA
- the metH gene encoding methionine synthase: MSARPQLEKQLSQRIMIIDGGMGTMIQSYKLEEADYRGERFADWHTDVKGNNDMLVLSQPKIIADIHRDYLLAGADILETNTFNATTIAMADYDMEAYSAEINREAARVAREVADEVTTLNPERPRFVAGVLGPTNRTCSISPDVNDPGYRNVTFNELVEAYIESTKALIEGGSDLILIETIFDTLNAKAAVFAVETVFDELGYKLPVMISGTITDASGRTLSGQTTEAFYNSLRHADPISMGLNCALGPDELRQYVEELSRVSESYVSAHPNAGLPNAFGEYDLEAAEMAEHIGEWARAGFLNLVGGCCGTTPEHIKAMAEAVEGVKPRQLPEIDVACRLSGLEPLTITPETLFVNVGERNNVTGSAMFKRLIKEENYDKAIEVALQQVENGAQIIDVNMDEGMLDSKAAMVRFLNMVASEPDIAKVPVMIDSSKWDILEAGLQCVQGKPVVNSISMKEGVEPFIEQAKILRRYGAAVIVMAFDEVGQADTRERKFEICSKSYDILVNQVGFPPEDIIFDPNIFAVATGIDEHNNYAVDFIEAVKDIKDNLPHAMISGGVSNVSFSFRGNNPVREAIHAVFLYYAIKNGMDMGIVNAGQLAIYADIPTELKDKVEAVVLNTHDNATEELLEIAEKYRGDGSQQENTQDLEWRSWDVNKRLEHALVKGITEFIEEDTELARQAAERPLHVIEGPLMDGMNVVGDLFGDGKMFLPQVVKSARVMKRAVAYLQPYIEAEKGEGQRSNGKIVMATVKGDVHDIGKNIVGVVLQCNNFEVIDLGVMVPCDKILKVAKEEQVDMIGLSGLITPSLDEMVHVAKEMQRTGLDLPLLIGGATTSKAHTAVKIEQNYEKPVVYVSNASRAVGVCQSLLSDELRPAFVEKLDKDYEIVREQHARKRPRTPPVSLDVARANRVEIDWQNYTPPVPKQLGVQKFENVSIAEIEPYIDWTPFFMTWSLAGKYPRILEDKVVGEEAKRIFADAKEMLERFKAKGEIKVSGVFGLFPANSVGDDIEIYRDESRSELLGISSQLRQQTEKKKGANNCLADFIAPKSSGKADYFGAFAVTGGIGEDELAEAYKQEGDDYNAIMVKAVADRLAEGFAEYLHAQVRKEYWGYAADETLSNEELIRENYQGIRPAPGYPACPEHTEKGLIWELLDVEQRIGMQLTESYAMWPGAAVSGWYFSHPDSRYFAVASIQKDQVEDYAQRKNMSLEEAERWLAPNLGYNS; this comes from the coding sequence GTGTCAGCAAGGCCTCAACTAGAAAAGCAACTTTCTCAACGCATCATGATTATTGATGGCGGCATGGGAACCATGATTCAGTCTTACAAATTGGAAGAGGCTGACTACCGCGGCGAACGCTTTGCTGATTGGCATACAGACGTTAAAGGTAACAACGATATGTTGGTACTTTCTCAGCCAAAAATCATTGCGGATATCCATCGTGATTACTTATTGGCGGGCGCTGACATTCTCGAAACCAATACCTTTAACGCCACCACTATCGCGATGGCTGATTACGACATGGAAGCCTACTCGGCTGAAATCAACCGTGAGGCCGCCAGAGTTGCTCGTGAAGTAGCCGACGAGGTTACTACTCTAAACCCAGAGCGTCCGCGTTTTGTAGCGGGGGTGTTGGGGCCAACAAACCGCACCTGTTCTATCTCTCCCGATGTAAACGATCCTGGCTACAGAAACGTTACCTTCAACGAGTTAGTTGAAGCGTATATAGAATCAACTAAAGCTTTAATCGAAGGCGGTAGTGACTTAATTCTTATCGAAACTATTTTCGATACCCTAAATGCTAAAGCGGCTGTATTTGCTGTTGAAACGGTGTTTGATGAACTGGGTTACAAACTGCCTGTAATGATTTCCGGCACCATCACCGACGCCTCTGGTCGCACCTTGAGCGGGCAAACCACCGAAGCATTCTATAACTCGCTACGCCACGCCGATCCAATTAGCATGGGTTTGAACTGTGCTCTTGGCCCTGATGAGCTGCGCCAGTACGTCGAAGAGCTAAGCCGGGTGAGCGAAAGCTATGTATCGGCTCACCCTAATGCCGGTTTACCCAATGCCTTTGGTGAATATGACTTAGAAGCTGCCGAAATGGCCGAACATATTGGAGAGTGGGCGCGTGCTGGGTTCTTAAACCTTGTGGGTGGTTGTTGTGGTACCACTCCTGAGCATATTAAAGCGATGGCCGAAGCGGTAGAAGGTGTTAAGCCTCGCCAACTGCCAGAAATAGATGTTGCTTGTCGCTTGTCTGGTCTAGAGCCCCTTACCATCACGCCAGAAACCTTATTTGTAAACGTGGGTGAGCGTAACAATGTTACTGGCTCGGCCATGTTTAAGCGCCTGATTAAAGAAGAGAACTACGATAAAGCTATCGAAGTTGCCTTGCAGCAGGTAGAAAACGGCGCGCAAATCATCGATGTAAACATGGACGAAGGCATGCTTGATTCAAAGGCTGCCATGGTGCGTTTTCTAAATATGGTGGCTTCAGAGCCAGACATCGCCAAAGTACCGGTGATGATCGATTCTTCTAAGTGGGACATTCTAGAAGCTGGTTTACAGTGTGTTCAAGGTAAACCGGTAGTTAACTCCATCTCAATGAAAGAAGGTGTTGAGCCCTTTATTGAACAGGCAAAAATACTGCGTCGCTATGGAGCGGCAGTAATTGTGATGGCCTTTGATGAAGTAGGGCAAGCCGATACTCGAGAGCGCAAGTTTGAGATTTGTAGTAAGTCTTACGACATTTTGGTTAACCAAGTTGGCTTCCCACCAGAAGATATTATTTTTGATCCAAATATCTTTGCGGTAGCCACCGGTATCGATGAGCATAATAACTACGCCGTTGACTTTATCGAAGCGGTTAAAGACATTAAAGATAACTTGCCGCATGCGATGATCTCCGGCGGTGTATCTAATGTTAGCTTCTCATTTCGTGGTAACAATCCAGTGCGTGAAGCCATTCACGCGGTGTTCTTGTATTACGCCATTAAAAACGGCATGGATATGGGCATTGTAAACGCTGGGCAATTGGCCATTTATGCAGACATTCCCACAGAGCTTAAAGACAAAGTTGAAGCGGTTGTTCTAAATACCCATGATAACGCAACTGAAGAGCTGCTAGAGATCGCCGAGAAGTACCGCGGCGACGGTAGCCAGCAAGAAAACACTCAAGATTTAGAGTGGCGCAGCTGGGACGTAAACAAACGCTTAGAGCACGCCTTAGTTAAAGGCATTACCGAATTTATTGAAGAAGATACCGAGCTCGCTCGCCAAGCGGCAGAGCGCCCGCTGCATGTGATTGAAGGGCCATTAATGGATGGCATGAACGTTGTGGGCGACTTGTTTGGTGACGGTAAAATGTTCCTACCACAAGTGGTTAAATCTGCGCGGGTAATGAAACGTGCAGTGGCTTACTTGCAACCTTATATCGAGGCGGAAAAAGGCGAAGGGCAGCGCTCTAACGGTAAGATTGTAATGGCCACTGTAAAAGGCGATGTGCATGACATTGGTAAAAACATTGTTGGCGTAGTGCTGCAATGTAATAACTTTGAAGTGATTGACTTAGGCGTAATGGTACCTTGCGACAAGATCTTAAAAGTGGCCAAAGAAGAGCAAGTAGACATGATTGGTCTATCTGGCTTGATTACGCCATCGCTAGATGAAATGGTGCATGTTGCTAAAGAAATGCAGCGTACTGGTCTAGATTTACCATTGCTGATTGGCGGCGCGACTACTTCAAAAGCCCATACCGCAGTAAAAATTGAACAAAACTACGAAAAACCAGTGGTGTATGTATCTAACGCTTCTCGTGCCGTTGGTGTGTGTCAAAGCTTGTTATCAGACGAGTTACGCCCGGCATTTGTTGAAAAGCTCGATAAAGACTATGAGATTGTGCGAGAGCAACATGCGCGAAAACGCCCGCGTACTCCGCCAGTTAGCCTAGACGTCGCTCGCGCCAATCGCGTAGAAATTGATTGGCAAAACTATACGCCGCCAGTACCTAAGCAGCTGGGTGTACAAAAATTCGAAAATGTATCAATTGCCGAGATAGAACCTTATATCGATTGGACTCCATTCTTCATGACCTGGTCATTGGCCGGTAAATACCCTCGTATTCTAGAAGATAAAGTGGTGGGTGAAGAGGCCAAGCGGATTTTTGCTGATGCCAAAGAGATGCTAGAGCGCTTTAAAGCCAAAGGTGAGATTAAAGTTTCAGGGGTATTTGGTTTATTTCCTGCTAACAGCGTGGGTGACGATATCGAAATCTATCGCGATGAGTCGCGCAGTGAGTTGTTGGGTATAAGCTCTCAGCTTCGTCAGCAAACTGAAAAGAAAAAAGGAGCCAACAACTGTTTAGCAGACTTCATTGCACCTAAATCTTCAGGCAAAGCTGACTACTTTGGCGCCTTTGCGGTAACCGGTGGGATTGGCGAAGATGAATTGGCCGAAGCTTACAAACAAGAAGGCGATGATTACAACGCCATTATGGTTAAAGCGGTGGCCGATCGTTTAGCCGAAGGCTTTGCAGAATACTTGCATGCTCAAGTACGTAAAGAGTATTGGGGCTATGCCGCCGATGAAACACTTAGCAATGAAGAATTGATTCGCGAAAATTACCAAGGTATTCGTCCAGCACCGGGTTACCCCGCTTGCCCAGAACATACCGAGAAGGGCCTTATTTGGGAGCTGCTGGACGTTGAGCAACGTATTGGTATGCAACTTACCGAAAGCTACGCAATGTGGCCTGGTGCCGCTGTGTCTGGTTGGTATTTCTCACATCCTGATAGCCGTTATTTTGCAGTGGCATCAATTCAAAAAGATCAGGTTGAAGATTATGCTCAACGTAAGAATATGAGCCTGGAAGAAGCCGAGCGTTGGTTAGCACCAAACCTAGGCTATAACAGCTAA
- a CDS encoding GNAT family N-acetyltransferase: MSHSFRLAQQADLPSIVEIYNSTIASRKVTADTEPQTVTSRQAWFEQHQNPKRPLYVLEQTGEVIAWLSFSDFYGRPAYQHSAEISLYLAESQRGKGLGGKLLIEAESLAQALGIEILLAFIFSHNTPSLTLFEKLEYQRWGQLPNVARMDGQDFSLTILGKTLT, translated from the coding sequence ATGTCTCACTCATTTCGTTTAGCCCAGCAGGCCGATCTGCCCAGCATCGTTGAGATCTATAACTCAACGATTGCCTCACGCAAAGTAACGGCAGACACAGAGCCACAAACAGTGACCTCTCGCCAAGCTTGGTTTGAACAACACCAGAATCCCAAGCGCCCCTTATATGTGCTAGAACAAACAGGAGAGGTGATTGCTTGGTTAAGCTTTAGTGATTTTTATGGTCGGCCAGCCTACCAACATAGCGCTGAGATAAGTTTATATCTAGCAGAAAGCCAGCGTGGTAAAGGTTTAGGCGGTAAGTTGTTAATTGAGGCCGAAAGCTTAGCCCAAGCGCTAGGAATAGAAATCCTACTTGCCTTCATATTTAGTCACAATACCCCTAGCCTAACCCTATTCGAAAAACTTGAATATCAACGCTGGGGCCAACTACCTAATGTAGCCCGAATGGATGGCCAAGACTTCAGCTTAACAATACTGGGTAAAACTCTCACTTAA
- a CDS encoding YheV family putative zinc ribbon protein: MARHRFIAGAVCPECSEQDSIRLIVEQIDGEEREHIECVSCDYRAERPKQAAEKAEQDIIGLFKP, encoded by the coding sequence ATGGCAAGACATCGTTTTATTGCTGGCGCAGTATGCCCAGAATGTAGTGAACAAGATTCTATTCGTTTAATCGTTGAGCAAATCGACGGTGAAGAGCGCGAGCACATTGAGTGTGTAAGCTGTGACTACCGCGCCGAGCGTCCCAAGCAAGCTGCAGAAAAAGCAGAGCAAGATATCATAGGTTTGTTTAAGCCTTAA
- the fkpA gene encoding FKBP-type peptidyl-prolyl cis-trans isomerase, protein MKKYFAVSVLAASIFAVTGCQEEKAEAPAAAQVALENVDQQQAYAIGASVSRYIATTLEQQKELGLELDNALVLKGMQDGLSGEVAMSEEDIQASLKALDEKLAGLVEAKAAEDAAAAKAESDKYLADNAAREGVTVTESGLQFEVLTAAEGDKPSAADTVTVHYKGTLTDGSTFDSSYDRGEPATFPLNRVIPGWTEGVQLMSKGAKYKFFIPSELGYGENGAGSIPPNSILVFEVELIEIEKADAPATETPAS, encoded by the coding sequence ATGAAAAAGTATTTTGCCGTGTCGGTTTTAGCCGCCTCGATTTTTGCCGTTACTGGCTGTCAGGAAGAAAAAGCTGAAGCTCCAGCGGCAGCGCAAGTTGCCTTAGAAAATGTAGACCAGCAGCAAGCATACGCGATCGGTGCGTCTGTTTCTCGCTACATTGCGACAACTCTAGAACAGCAAAAAGAGCTTGGTCTTGAATTAGACAACGCATTGGTTCTTAAAGGTATGCAAGATGGACTTAGCGGCGAAGTTGCTATGTCTGAAGAAGATATTCAAGCTTCTCTTAAAGCACTAGACGAAAAGCTAGCAGGTTTAGTTGAAGCAAAAGCTGCTGAAGATGCAGCAGCTGCTAAAGCAGAAAGCGACAAGTACCTAGCTGATAATGCAGCGCGTGAAGGCGTAACGGTTACTGAGTCTGGCCTTCAATTTGAAGTACTTACTGCTGCTGAAGGCGACAAGCCAAGCGCTGCAGATACTGTAACAGTTCACTACAAAGGTACCCTAACTGACGGTTCTACTTTTGATAGCTCTTACGACCGCGGTGAGCCAGCAACATTCCCACTTAACCGTGTAATTCCAGGTTGGACTGAAGGCGTTCAGCTAATGTCTAAGGGTGCGAAGTACAAATTCTTCATCCCTTCTGAGTTAGGTTACGGTGAAAACGGTGCTGGTAGCATTCCACCAAACTCTATCTTGGTATTCGAAGTTGAGCTAATCGAAATCGAAAAAGCTGATGCACCAGCTACAGAAACTCCTGCTAGCTAA